A window of the Oncorhynchus kisutch isolate 150728-3 linkage group LG12, Okis_V2, whole genome shotgun sequence genome harbors these coding sequences:
- the max gene encoding protein max isoform X5: MMENLPYLRTISSCSMMENLPYLRTISSCSMMENLPYLRTISSCSMMENLPYLRTISSCSMMENLPYLRTISSCSMMENLPYLRTISSCSRISNLPYLWTISSCMRALEKVKGSTQLQASYSSSDSSLYTNPKGSAVSAFDGGSDSSSESEPEEPPAPRKKLRVEAS, encoded by the exons ATGATGGAGAATCTACCGTACCTACGGACCATCTCTTCCTGTAGTATGATGGAGAATCTACCTTACTTACGGACCATCTCTTCCTGTAGTATGATGGAGAATCTACCGTACCTACGGACCATCTCTTCCTGTAGTATGATGGAGAATCTACCTTACTTACGGACCATCTCTTCCTGTAGTATGATGGAGAATCTACCGTACCTACGGACCATCTCTTCCTGTAGTATGATGGAGAATCTACCGTACCTACGGACCATCTCTTCCTGTAGTAGGATTAGTAACCTACCGTACCTATGGACCATCTCTTCCTGTA TGCGTGCCCTGGAGAAGGTGAAGGGTTCGACGCAGCTCCAGGCCAGCTACAGTTCTTCAGACAGCAGCCTGTACACCAACCCTAAAGGCAGCGCTGTGTCCGCTTTCGACGGAGGCTCTGACTCCAGCTCCGAGTCCGAGCCAGAGGAACCCCCAGCCCCCAGGAAGAAGCTCCGCGTGGAGGCCAGCTAG
- the max gene encoding protein max isoform X9 has protein sequence MMENLPYLRTISSCSMMENLPYLRTISSCSMMENLPYLRTISSCSMMENLPYLRTISSCSMMENLPYLRTISSCSMMENLPYLRTISSCMRALEKVKGSTQLQASYSSSDSSLYTNPKGSAVSAFDGGSDSSSESEPEEPPAPRKKLRVEAS, from the exons ATGATGGAGAATCTACCGTACCTACGGACCATCTCTTCCTGTAGTATGATGGAGAATCTACCTTACTTACGGACCATCTCTTCCTGTAGTATGATGGAGAATCTACCGTACCTACGGACCATCTCTTCCTGTAGTATGATGGAGAATCTACCTTACTTACGGACCATCTCTTCCTGTAGTATGATGGAGAATCTACCGTACCTACGGACCATCTCTTCCTGTAGTATGATGGAGAATCTACCGTACCTACGGACCATCTCTTCCTGTA TGCGTGCCCTGGAGAAGGTGAAGGGTTCGACGCAGCTCCAGGCCAGCTACAGTTCTTCAGACAGCAGCCTGTACACCAACCCTAAAGGCAGCGCTGTGTCCGCTTTCGACGGAGGCTCTGACTCCAGCTCCGAGTCCGAGCCAGAGGAACCCCCAGCCCCCAGGAAGAAGCTCCGCGTGGAGGCCAGCTAG